CTAgtagacaaaggagaaatttcaatTGCATTAATGTCTTCAACAAGAACATTTAACCTAGCATATATTTGTTCAACTAGTTCACTAGGATGCATCTTGAATTCATTGAGTTTTTCTTTAAGCACTTGGTACTTCTCCTCACGGAGCTTCTTAGACCCAACATGGATGGTCTCAAGCTCTTTCCACACATCATGAGCGGTTTTCTTGCTATGCACACGAGCAAACATATCTTCACCAATAGCATCAAATAAAGCATTTTTGGCTCTAGCATTCCTTTTTGTTTGGTCCTCATCCATAACACCAAAAGCTTTGTCGGTAACCTCCCAAGCAAGAGGGTTAAGACCCTCAAGGTAACTCGCATGCGGGCTTTCCAATAGCTATAGTTTCGCCCATCTAGCTTGGGTGGTCCAGTACTCCCTGGGGCCATTTCTCTAGGTTGTTAGACCCTAAAAAGAGCGTCtacgctctgataccaattaaaAGGATCGTGGCGCAAGAGGGAGGGGTCAATTGGGACTTTTTAAATTTCTACGAGTCCTTAACCTTCTTCTAGTGGTGCCCAAGCTTATAGTTCAAAGACCTAAAGTCTAGTGCACACTAACATGAGAAATCTAAGTAGGTAAGCACACTAACAAAGCCATTTCCTTAGATGGATCACACTATCATGCAAAGGCTAGTCcaaaatgaagcaaactatcaagtgcaagttctagtctcaacaaacaaacaaagagcaAGAACTGAAAAATAACTAAGTAAATTGCTTGAATGTAAATGAGAATGGACAAGGGACAACAAGATTTTTTCCCCGTGGTATCGAgaagttgacgctcccccctagtccacgttggagcacccacaaagGGTATCACTCCCTTGCATCATGAAGAGCAAGTATCCACTAAGAAAACCCCTTCTCTATCTCCGGAATGGCGGGCTTCAAActgtgtacaacttcttcttcttggggctcccacaaactccaagagctcaccaagagccTCCGATCACTAAGACCTAGGtgtcatcaaacaccaagagtaacaagctctaagccttcacttgaccatcactcagttggccctaaggTTCTAGCACACTTGCACTCTTCCAAGGGATTGATTTCTTGTTGAATTGCTTGATCTCAATGTGTGGATGTCTTCTCTCAACTCATGGGGTGGCCTCAGGTGTTCAAGGGTTCAAAAGGCAGTGAAGAGACCCGAGGTACCCCCTTAAATAGGCTAGAGATCACCAAGTGGCCGTTGCTAACTTTCTGCAAAAAGCTGGTAatgtcggataatccgacctaGCAAAAATAAcagggtcggatcatccgaacCCACTGGCATTTCCAGTTTAGCCGTTAGGGTTTAAATCTTTGCTGATGTCATTCATCCGGTGTGTTTGTCCGACGCATGTATGATCAAGAGGTCGAATCATCCGGTGAAACTGTGAATTTGAATTTCATCCAACGTTCACTGATCAATTACCCGTAGCATTAGTCCAATGCTCTGACATAGacctgtcggatcatccggtcccACAGAGAGAAAAAATCCAGctgaaaacatgctctctggtacactATCCGACCATTCATCCGACGTGCTCTTTTGACCAGGTCGGATAATCCGAACCCACTAGCATTTTTCAGCCCCCCAAAACATGTTCTCTACAGAATACTCTAACTCAAAATCCGACGTGAATTCTATAGGGTCGGATAATCCGGCTTCTTTGGAGTGTTTATCCGAACCAATAGattcggataatccgaccccACTGAACCTTTTCTGTTTTCTATTTTCTGACTTGGGGTTGATTCGAACGTCGATCTTTTCTACTTCTAAGTGTTTTTCTGAGTTTATTTGGCTATCTTGAGCTGGTCTTGAGCAAGTGTGCATGAAATCTAAGGCCAACTCTTTGGATGATCAAGCTACTCACTTAGAACCccccttaatagtacggtcacgaactaaaaactataaaacctaaactaaatcaagtatccttcatctccttgtgacacttgagtctagaaagatccttagtcttgtgaATTTGAGTCCATGACTTTGAATGTTGattttgaggggtctccttttaTTTGCGACTTTAATGGTTAAATGATAATCGCtacaaaacacacgttagtcacaaACATCGTcactaatcaccgaaacttaccatttagCATCTACGGGCCTAGATACTTTCACAAAGCCGGCCTCTACCGGAAAGGTACACTGCCAAGTACGAAACTGCAGTGCTTAGTCTGCCAAGCAAAGGCTAAACCTGAACACGAGAAGCTAAAACATCCTTCAGAACGACAACCAATAGAAAGCCACAGTGAATCTGATTTGAACATCTAGCCCTCTATCCAGCTCCTGAAATTCCACCCACTCCTGGAAAACACCTCCAACGCCAAACCTTCCAAGTGTTGGCACTCCTTCTTTATAAgattcttctcttcctctttagACAGCTGCGAGCAAAATCTGGTCCAGTATGTCCCTCTGAAGATAACCTGCAAACACGAGTTGTAAAAGGATCGATTGAAAGCTGCATCATTTCGGGTTAGCCAAATTGCCCAGCACATTGCCGCTACCCCTGCCAAAATATGTTTTCTAAAGTTCCGTTAGAACCTCTCGACCAAGAACCCAACATGTTTGCAATACTAGTAGGTGGCTTTATTCCGAAAGCAAAGAAAACAACATTCCAAACAGTTTTTGCCACATGGCACTCAAAAAAGAGATGCTGAATAGATTCATCTTCCAACATGTACAGCCGCTGGATTTATTAATTTGAGGCGTGTGTGCAGTATGCAATATAATTGTCCAAATAATGACTGGAATCTTGAGGTTCTACTACCTCCGTCCGAGAAAGAATGCAATTATAAGATTCAAAAATTGTCCAAGAAAGAATACAATTTTAGAATACACCACTCAGTGTGGGACCCactaattgaaaaaaaaagcacTGACACGGAGCTGATGGCATCTAAGCCACGCACGTGGGTCTGGCACCACTGTAAAACAAGTGCAGCTCATGGAATAAAAAGTGCCTGCACCCGGAGCTTTTTTCGCTACCGCTCCATGCCACAGCGAACATTCCAGAGCTCGTTTGAATCACAGTAGGGTATATACATCATTTTATCATTTTATTGGTTTGCGTGAGAAAAGCTAAAGTTGCATTCTTTCCTCGACAGAGGAAGTATACAACATGTACTGAAGTTGACGGCTTGACGCTGACGCCTCGTCCTGATTGAGGCTTTAGAATGCAAGAGCGCCACCTCTAGATAGCTTAAGGGTCGAGGGCAGTACGCGTCGTCCTGGACTCCTGCTAGTCTCTGCTCTGTCAACTTCGCTGCTGGTTTTTCTAGAACTAGAAGCATCATTCCGCTCAAGAAGCAGAGGCTCCcctgtgttcgagaagctatggAGAGGTCAATTTGGAAACCTCAGGCACGAACGCAATCGAGTATCCAATCCAGCGTAAGACGGCTAGAAACCAGGAGGCGCGACGCGCTTCTCCCATCCCTGTCGCATGTCGCATGTGGATGTGGACGTGAAGTGAAGCTCAAGCCTCAAGCGGCTGGTCCAGCGAAAGCGCTGTTGCCACCGCTCACTAAAGTTGGCGTACGTCTGGACAAAGCTCGCTTACGTCACCGCTGATCTCACCCACGCCCGACAAATCTCGAGTGCCAACCATGCAGCTCGAGCTCGGCGACTAGAAGGTCAAACGGTCGCCCAGTGACGTGGACGAGACGAGGTCCTCCTCCAACTCTCCGAGCCCGAGCAAGAAATCAAAGCGACCAAGTCACAAGTTGCACACATTTGCAAGCCGGCGAAACATTGACGCAGCCCAGGCGGGTTTCGTACTTCAAAATCAAATTACCTGGGCCACAATAGGGTTTCGTACCTCAAAATCAAAACCCAGCCCAGGCGAGTGCGAGCGAACTGGGCCTCAGCTCGCTGGGCAGCCTACTTCATCAATCATCAGGTCCGCTTTGTGCTGGGCTGCCCACGCAGGCCCAGAGCTAGGGGCTAGGGCTTCCTACACAGACGCCAAGTCGCGAACCAGTGCCATGCGAGATGGAGCCATGGAGGACGCGGAGCAGTGGGAGGATGtgaaagagaggggtgaggcgATGAGGAGGATGATGGCTGTGGCCGAAGAACAGGCGGTGGTGGAGCGGCGGTCGTCGGGGAAAGCGGTGGCGATTGACCACCCTGAGGCTCATCAGGATGTGGCTCATTAATCCATGAGAAATCCTGAGCTGGCTGGTTAAGACAACTCCTCGCCAttcaaaactcaaaagtgaaacCCCGCGCGCACGGGATGCCTACGCTCTACTCCGCCGTGAAGAGGGGAATCAAATTGAGGCTGCCTCGCCCTTCCCTTGCCTCCCCAGCGACGATTCCTCGCCGCGGTTGTCGCAGCAGCTGCGGCcctcccggcgccgccgtctcGCACAAGTCGCTCCTCCTCCGGCTGGAGTCGGGCCCAGTGCTCGCGGAGGTGCGGAGACTGCACGCCGCCCTACTGGTGCGCGGGTACCGTCGCAGCACTGCCCTCGCCGCGCAGCTGGTGCGCGCGTACGCCAGGCTGGGGGGTGCAGGGCTCGGCCACGCTCTGGGTGTGTTCGACGGAATGCCTAGGAGGAACTCCTTCGCGTGGAACGCCGTTATTAAGGGCCTCGTCGACGCCGGCAGGTTCTCAGAAGCGCTGGAGCGCTACTGGGACGTGGTCAGTGATGGTTCGATCGCTGCTGACTGTTTCATGTACCCTCCTGTTCTAAAAGCGTGCGCGGCGCTTGGAGCTGTTCAGCAGGGGAGAAGGGTTCGAAAGAACATTGAGACAGAAATTGCCCGTGGCAGTGTGGTGCCCAATTTGTTTGTGCAGTGCGCACTCGTGGACATGTTTGCCAAGTGTAGGTGCTTGGGCGAAGCAAGGAGCGTGTTTGAGAGCATGGGAGTAAGGGACTTGGCTGCATGGACTGCGATGATCGGAGGGACTGTGCATGGAGGGGACTGGTTCGAGGTGATGGATTTGTTCAATCGCATGAGGTCAGAAGGGTTTCTGCCTGATTCTGTGATTTTCGCCACTGTTATTCCAGCATGTGGTAGGGTGAAAGAGCTTAGGACTGGAATGGCATTGCAGGGCTGTGCAGTAAGATGTGGAGCCGGCGATGACATTTGTGTTCGTAATGCTTTAGTTGATATGTACTGCAAATGTACTTGTCTGGATGTGGCAGCTTCTCTGTTTTGGTCTATTGATTACAAGGATGTAGTCTCTTGGAGCACCATAATCGCAGGGCATTTACAAAATAGAATGTATGCCTCAGGTATCAATTTGTTTACTGAAATGGTTTCTTCAGGAGTAAAGCCTAACTCGACTACTCTGGCGACCATACTTCCTAGTCTTTCAGAGCTTAAGTTATCCAGGTATGGAAAAGAAATTCATTGCTTCTCCGTAAGAAATGGACTTGACCACAGTGAGTTTCTGGTGAGTGCATTCATTGACTTCTACAGTAAGCAAGGACTCATTGGGGAAGCAGAAATTATATTTAAGTTCACACCAAAGAAAGATTTAGTCATTTGGAATTCAAtggttggaggatatgctgtgAATGAGGATTCTAAGTCAGCATTGCATGCATTAAGGGCACTACAGAAAGTGGGACTAAGACCTGATCATGTGACTGTTGTTTCAGTTCTTCCGCTATGCAATCAACACTCCAGGCTCCTTCAGGGTAAGGAACTACATGCTTATGCCATCAGGCATAACCTAAGTTTGGTTTGCTCAGTTAGTAATGCACTTATAGATATGTACTGCAAGTGTGGTTGCCTAGAAATAGCCAGCAATATTCTTCTACTAATGACAGAGCGCAATGCTGTTACATATAACACTCTGATTTCTTCTCTTGGAAAGCATGGTCATGATGATCAAGCATTCATTCTTTTTGACCTAATGAAGAGAGATGGAGTTGTTCCAGATAAAGTGACTTTTGTAGCTCTGTTGTCATGTTGTAGCCATGCAGGCCTTATTGATAAGGGCTTGCACTTCTACGATTCCATGTTACGGGACTATAATCTCTCTCCAGATAAGGAGCACTTTTCGTGCATTGTTGACCTTTATAGCAGATCTGGGAAGCTTGATGATGCTTGGAGTTTTATTGCAAATTTACAAGAAGTGCCAGAAATCGATGTTCTTGGGTGTCTATTGTCAGCGTGCAGAGAGCATAATAGAATGGAC
This portion of the Panicum virgatum strain AP13 chromosome 2N, P.virgatum_v5, whole genome shotgun sequence genome encodes:
- the LOC120661949 gene encoding pentatricopeptide repeat-containing protein At4g33990-like, coding for MPTLYSAVKRGIKLRLPRPSLASPATIPRRGCRSSCGPPGAAVSHKSLLLRLESGPVLAEVRRLHAALLVRGYRRSTALAAQLVRAYARLGGAGLGHALGVFDGMPRRNSFAWNAVIKGLVDAGRFSEALERYWDVVSDGSIAADCFMYPPVLKACAALGAVQQGRRVRKNIETEIARGSVVPNLFVQCALVDMFAKCRCLGEARSVFESMGVRDLAAWTAMIGGTVHGGDWFEVMDLFNRMRSEGFLPDSVIFATVIPACGRVKELRTGMALQGCAVRCGAGDDICVRNALVDMYCKCTCLDVAASLFWSIDYKDVVSWSTIIAGHLQNRMYASGINLFTEMVSSGVKPNSTTLATILPSLSELKLSRYGKEIHCFSVRNGLDHSEFLVSAFIDFYSKQGLIGEAEIIFKFTPKKDLVIWNSMVGGYAVNEDSKSALHALRALQKVGLRPDHVTVVSVLPLCNQHSRLLQGKELHAYAIRHNLSLVCSVSNALIDMYCKCGCLEIASNILLLMTERNAVTYNTLISSLGKHGHDDQAFILFDLMKRDGVVPDKVTFVALLSCCSHAGLIDKGLHFYDSMLRDYNLSPDKEHFSCIVDLYSRSGKLDDAWSFIANLQEVPEIDVLGCLLSACREHNRMDIAELVAERIFEQNPNDPGYHILLSNIYANAGMWSDVTRIRNMIEDRSLKKRTGNSLI